From the genome of Paraburkholderia flava, one region includes:
- the leuD gene encoding 3-isopropylmalate dehydratase small subunit has product MTPLSRIDGVAVALPAADIDTDQILPARFMHVPRDDYGRYCFHDLRFDIATGARRDDFPLNRAPFSAAQIVIAGPNFGCGSSREQAVHTLADFGIRALIGTTFGDIFFNNCLKNGVLPICMSDAFVARLFDAVAHAPGAQVQIDLPAQRVVAPDGHADHFAIDAFHKEALLAGLDEIDVTLQLDARIDAYEQAHAIRTPVTSSRFTTHQKENP; this is encoded by the coding sequence ATGACACCGCTTTCGCGCATTGACGGTGTCGCGGTCGCGTTGCCGGCCGCCGACATCGACACCGACCAGATCCTGCCCGCGCGCTTCATGCACGTGCCGCGCGACGACTATGGCCGCTACTGTTTTCACGACCTGCGTTTCGACATCGCGACCGGCGCACGGCGCGACGATTTTCCGCTGAACCGCGCGCCGTTTAGCGCGGCGCAGATCGTGATCGCAGGGCCTAATTTCGGTTGCGGATCGTCGCGCGAACAGGCGGTTCACACGCTTGCCGACTTCGGCATTCGCGCGCTGATCGGCACCACGTTCGGCGATATCTTTTTCAACAACTGTCTGAAGAACGGCGTGCTGCCGATCTGCATGAGCGATGCGTTCGTCGCGCGGCTGTTCGACGCGGTCGCACATGCACCGGGCGCACAGGTGCAGATCGATCTTCCGGCGCAACGGGTCGTCGCGCCCGACGGTCACGCGGATCACTTCGCCATCGACGCCTTCCACAAGGAAGCGCTGCTCGCGGGTCTCGACGAAATCGACGTGACGTTGCAACTGGACGCGCGGATCGACGCCTATGAGCAGGCGCACGCGATCCGCACACCGGTCACATCGTCACGCTTCACGACGCATCAAAAGGAAAACCCATGA
- the leuB gene encoding 3-isopropylmalate dehydrogenase encodes MKVAVLPGDGIGPEVTAQAMKVLAVFASEGMPLEFEHALIGGCAYDAGGHPLPDATLALAREADAILFGAEGGFQYETLPRGLRPGDALLTVRRELQLFANFRPVVSYPELAGASPLKASHIDGLDLLILRELTGDIYFGEPRGVHEEAGVRVGINTMRYDENEIRRIAIVAFDTARKRRRRVCSVDKANVLESMELWREVVTDVGRAYPDVELDHLYVDAAAMSLLRAPRQFDVIVTGNLFGDILSDEASMLTGSIGMLPSASLGAGTKGLYEPVHGCAPDIAGQDIANPLASILSAAMMLRMSFGNDEAALRIERAVRRVLASGYRTADIAEPGTRRVGTAQMGDLVVAALS; translated from the coding sequence ATGAAGGTTGCAGTCTTGCCGGGCGACGGCATCGGCCCCGAAGTGACAGCGCAGGCGATGAAAGTCCTCGCGGTATTCGCGAGCGAAGGGATGCCGCTCGAATTCGAACACGCATTGATCGGCGGTTGCGCGTACGACGCGGGTGGCCATCCGCTGCCTGACGCGACCCTCGCGCTTGCGCGCGAAGCGGATGCGATCCTGTTCGGCGCAGAAGGGGGCTTCCAGTACGAGACGCTGCCGCGCGGCTTGCGGCCCGGCGACGCACTGTTGACCGTGCGCCGCGAACTGCAGTTGTTCGCGAACTTCCGGCCGGTGGTCAGCTATCCCGAGCTCGCGGGTGCATCGCCGCTGAAGGCATCGCATATCGACGGACTCGATCTGCTGATCCTGCGCGAACTGACCGGCGATATCTATTTCGGCGAACCGCGCGGCGTGCATGAAGAAGCGGGCGTGCGGGTCGGCATTAACACGATGCGCTACGACGAGAACGAAATTCGCCGTATCGCGATCGTCGCGTTCGACACCGCGAGGAAACGGCGGCGTCGCGTGTGTTCGGTCGACAAGGCCAACGTGCTCGAATCGATGGAGCTGTGGCGCGAGGTGGTGACCGATGTCGGGCGCGCGTATCCGGACGTCGAACTCGATCACCTGTACGTCGATGCCGCAGCGATGAGCCTGTTGCGCGCGCCGCGTCAGTTCGACGTCATCGTGACCGGCAATCTGTTCGGCGACATTCTGTCCGACGAAGCGTCGATGCTGACCGGCTCGATCGGCATGTTGCCGTCGGCATCGCTCGGTGCGGGCACCAAAGGGCTCTACGAGCCCGTGCACGGCTGCGCGCCGGACATTGCAGGGCAGGACATCGCGAACCCGCTGGCGTCGATCCTGTCGGCCGCGATGATGCTGCGCATGAGTTTCGGCAACGACGAAGCGGCGCTGCGGATCGAACGCGCGGTGCGACGCGTGCTCGCGTCGGGTTATCGAACGGCCGATATCGCGGAGCCGGGCACGCGACGCGTCGGCACCGCGCAGATGGGCGATCTCGTCGTCGCCGCGCTGTCGTGA
- a CDS encoding ABC transporter ATP-binding protein, with protein MSALDHPLVRFRDVGKSYDGVTNVVEGLDLDILEGEFLSLLGPSGSGKTTCLMMLAGFESPTRGEIWLGDMLLNTMPPHKRGIGMVFQNYALFPHMSVARNVDYPLTVRRMPANEKAAAVQRALEMVRMQDFAHRMPASLSGGQQQRVALARALVFNPRLVLMDEPLGALDKRLREHMQIELKELHKTLGVTFVYVTHDQSEALTMSDRVAVFDAGRIQQIDRVDRLYESPANDIVANFVGDNNVFVGRLLTLDGERGEIGLPSGEILIGSVAGAPRVGDTVRACVRPERMSMIDPSAIAAKNEPALNVIRAHTAGTLYFGDHVRVRYTLHDQETGFVKVPLGNEPLAPDTARSELVLAFPARYLRIFV; from the coding sequence ATGAGCGCTTTGGATCATCCGCTGGTGCGCTTTCGGGACGTCGGCAAAAGCTACGACGGCGTAACGAATGTTGTCGAAGGACTCGACCTCGACATTCTCGAAGGCGAATTCCTGTCGCTGCTCGGGCCGTCCGGTTCGGGCAAGACCACGTGCCTGATGATGCTGGCCGGCTTCGAGTCGCCGACGCGCGGCGAGATCTGGCTCGGCGACATGCTGCTCAATACGATGCCACCGCACAAACGCGGCATCGGCATGGTGTTCCAGAACTACGCGCTGTTTCCGCACATGAGCGTCGCGCGGAACGTCGACTATCCGCTGACGGTGCGGCGCATGCCCGCGAACGAAAAAGCGGCTGCGGTGCAGCGCGCGCTCGAGATGGTCCGCATGCAGGACTTCGCGCACCGGATGCCCGCGAGTCTGTCGGGTGGTCAGCAGCAGCGCGTCGCGCTGGCCCGCGCGCTGGTGTTCAATCCGCGTCTCGTGCTGATGGACGAACCGCTCGGCGCACTCGACAAACGTCTGCGCGAACACATGCAGATTGAGCTGAAGGAACTGCACAAGACGCTCGGCGTGACCTTCGTCTACGTCACGCACGATCAGAGCGAAGCGCTGACGATGTCCGATCGCGTCGCCGTGTTCGATGCCGGCCGGATCCAGCAGATCGATCGTGTGGATCGTTTGTATGAGTCGCCGGCCAACGACATCGTCGCGAACTTCGTCGGCGATAACAACGTGTTCGTGGGACGCCTGCTCACACTCGATGGCGAGCGCGGCGAAATCGGCTTGCCGTCGGGCGAGATTCTCATCGGCAGCGTGGCGGGCGCGCCGCGTGTAGGCGATACGGTGCGCGCGTGCGTGCGGCCTGAACGGATGTCGATGATTGATCCCTCTGCTATCGCTGCGAAGAATGAACCCGCGCTGAACGTGATCCGAGCACACACCGCAGGAACGCTGTATTTCGGCGATCACGTGCGCGTGCGTTACACGCTGCACGATCAGGAAACCGGCTTCGTCAAGGTGCCGCTCGGCAATGAGCCACTTGCACCCGATACCGCGCGAAGCGAACTCGTGCTCGCGTTTCCCGCGCGCTATCTGCGTATTTTTGTGTAG
- a CDS encoding ABC transporter substrate-binding protein yields MRIRYFLSALVALSIAQIPQLALARPLSVVNYGGTLADAQQSAFIKPFQQSTGIDTLASSYSGEQAKVKAMVDGQQVSWDVVEVESTDVGRGCDSGLYERIDWSQIPARDQLTKAAKARCGVGLFAWANTFAYNSKLTKTAPTSWADFWNTKKFPGKRGMRKTARGNLEFALMADGVKPADVYKLLATPAGVDRAFKKLDELRPEIQWWDAGAQPAQFLVSGDVAMSTVFSGRIITAQKTGQPLNLVWNGAISDYDYWVIPKGSPMKDAAIKFINFTITPDAQAAYLALQPGGPVNRAALAKMSPEQLSNLPNTPEHAKEGLVNDREFWDEHGDDLDQRFAAWAAR; encoded by the coding sequence ATGCGTATCCGGTACTTTCTGTCCGCACTCGTTGCGTTGAGCATCGCTCAGATTCCGCAGCTCGCACTTGCCCGTCCGCTCTCGGTCGTCAATTACGGCGGCACGCTTGCGGACGCACAGCAGAGCGCTTTCATCAAACCGTTCCAGCAATCGACCGGCATCGACACGCTCGCATCGTCGTATTCGGGCGAGCAGGCGAAAGTGAAAGCGATGGTCGACGGACAGCAGGTCAGCTGGGACGTCGTCGAAGTCGAATCGACCGATGTCGGTCGCGGTTGCGATTCGGGACTGTACGAACGGATCGACTGGTCGCAGATTCCCGCGCGAGATCAACTGACGAAGGCCGCTAAGGCGCGCTGCGGCGTGGGCCTGTTCGCGTGGGCCAATACGTTCGCATACAACTCGAAGCTGACGAAGACGGCACCGACGAGCTGGGCCGACTTCTGGAACACGAAAAAATTTCCCGGCAAGCGCGGCATGCGCAAGACGGCGCGCGGCAACCTCGAATTCGCGTTGATGGCCGACGGCGTCAAACCGGCCGACGTGTACAAGCTGCTCGCGACGCCTGCCGGTGTCGATCGTGCGTTCAAAAAGCTCGATGAACTGCGGCCCGAGATCCAGTGGTGGGACGCGGGCGCGCAGCCGGCGCAATTCCTTGTGTCCGGCGACGTGGCGATGTCGACTGTGTTCAGCGGACGGATCATCACCGCGCAGAAAACGGGGCAGCCGCTCAACCTGGTCTGGAACGGTGCGATCTCGGACTACGACTACTGGGTGATCCCGAAGGGCTCGCCGATGAAAGACGCCGCGATCAAATTTATCAACTTCACGATCACGCCCGACGCGCAGGCCGCTTATCTCGCGCTGCAGCCGGGCGGTCCGGTGAATCGCGCGGCGCTCGCGAAGATGTCGCCGGAGCAGTTGAGCAATCTGCCGAACACGCCCGAGCACGCGAAAGAAGGGCTTGTGAACGATCGCGAGTTCTGGGACGAGCACGGCGACGATCTCGACCAGCGCTTCGCGGCCTGGGCGGCGCGCTAA